One region of Streptomyces sp. CG4 genomic DNA includes:
- a CDS encoding sulfurtransferase: MSRSDVLVDADWVQDNLDNPNIAIVEVDEDTSAYEKNHIKNAIRIDWTKDLQDPVRRDFIDQAGFEKLLSAKGIANDTLVILYGGNNNWFASYAYWYFKLYGHENVKLLDGGRKKWELDARELVDEVPERAETTYKAKPQNTAIRAFRDDVVAAIGSHNLVDVRSPDEFSGKLLAPAHLPQEQSQRPGHVPSAKNIPWSKNANDDGTFKSDEDLKALYAEEDVDLAKDTIAYCRIGERSALTWFVLHELLGVENVKNYDGSWTEYGSLVGVPIELGAGK, translated from the coding sequence ATGAGCCGCAGCGACGTCCTCGTCGACGCCGACTGGGTCCAGGACAACCTGGACAACCCGAACATCGCGATCGTGGAAGTGGACGAGGACACGTCCGCCTACGAGAAGAACCACATCAAGAACGCGATCCGTATCGACTGGACCAAGGACCTGCAGGACCCGGTCCGCCGCGACTTCATCGACCAGGCCGGCTTCGAGAAGCTCCTGTCGGCGAAGGGCATCGCCAACGACACCCTGGTGATCCTCTACGGCGGCAACAACAACTGGTTCGCGTCGTACGCCTACTGGTACTTCAAGCTCTACGGCCACGAGAACGTGAAGCTTCTCGACGGCGGCCGCAAGAAGTGGGAGCTGGACGCCCGCGAGCTGGTCGATGAGGTCCCGGAGCGCGCCGAGACCACCTACAAGGCCAAGCCGCAGAACACCGCCATCCGCGCCTTCCGTGACGACGTCGTCGCCGCGATCGGCTCGCACAACCTGGTCGACGTGCGCTCGCCCGACGAGTTCTCCGGCAAGCTGCTCGCCCCGGCGCACCTGCCGCAGGAGCAGTCGCAGCGTCCGGGTCACGTCCCGAGCGCGAAGAACATCCCGTGGTCGAAGAACGCCAACGACGACGGCACGTTCAAGTCGGACGAGGACCTGAAGGCCCTCTACGCCGAGGAGGACGTGGACCTCGCCAAGGACACGATCGCCTACTGCCGCATCGGTGAGCGCTCGGCCCTGACCTGGTTCGTGCTGCACGAGCTGCTCGGCGTGGAGAACGTCAAGAACTACGACGGTTCCTGGACCGAGTACGGCTCCCTCGTCGGCGTGCCGATCGAGCTCGGCGCCGGCAAGTAA
- a CDS encoding Ms5788A family Cys-rich leader peptide, whose protein sequence is MRYSTSVLQPRGQADLTKRRAVDLCRVAAMLCRPF, encoded by the coding sequence ATGCGGTATTCGACAAGCGTCCTCCAGCCGCGGGGACAGGCGGATCTCACGAAGCGGCGGGCAGTGGACCTGTGCCGCGTTGCCGCCATGCTCTGTCGCCCCTTCTGA
- a CDS encoding DUF2993 domain-containing protein, whose amino-acid sequence MRALRIILILVVILGGLFVIADRIAVHFAEGQAADKLKSTENLASTPDVNIKGFPFLTQVAGGSLDDVEVGIKDYGAATGTTGQKIRIGDLKADMKGVSFSGNYSSATADSATGTATISYAELMKTAKAQPTEVAPGITARIVGLSDGGNGKIKVMVEGTISALGIKQTVPVLSSVTVENDKVQVHADSLPRLGAAAIAETRIREITDFQQAVDQLPGGIKLDKVQAAADGVQISVKGSHVKLAG is encoded by the coding sequence ATGCGCGCCCTGCGAATAATCCTGATCCTCGTCGTGATCCTGGGCGGGCTGTTCGTGATCGCGGACCGGATCGCCGTGCACTTCGCCGAGGGGCAGGCGGCCGACAAGCTGAAGTCGACGGAGAACCTCGCCTCGACGCCGGATGTGAACATCAAGGGGTTCCCCTTCCTCACCCAGGTCGCGGGCGGGTCGCTCGACGACGTCGAGGTCGGGATCAAGGACTACGGCGCGGCCACCGGGACCACCGGCCAGAAGATCCGGATCGGCGACCTGAAGGCCGACATGAAGGGCGTCTCCTTCTCCGGGAACTACAGCTCGGCCACCGCGGACAGCGCCACCGGCACCGCGACCATCTCGTACGCCGAGCTCATGAAGACCGCCAAGGCCCAGCCGACCGAGGTCGCCCCCGGGATCACGGCCAGGATCGTCGGCCTCTCCGACGGCGGCAACGGCAAGATCAAGGTCATGGTCGAAGGCACCATCTCCGCCCTGGGGATCAAGCAGACGGTGCCGGTGCTCAGCTCGGTGACCGTCGAGAACGACAAGGTGCAGGTCCACGCCGACTCGCTGCCCAGGCTCGGCGCCGCCGCGATCGCCGAGACCCGCATCCGCGAGATCACCGACTTCCAGCAGGCCGTCGACCAGCTGCCCGGCGGCATCAAGCTGGACAAGGTGCAGGCCGCGGCGGACGGTGTGCAGATCTCGGTGAAGGGTTCCCACGTCAAGCTGGCGGGGTAG
- a CDS encoding DUF3099 domain-containing protein produces the protein MYARRRHIYFAMMGTCIGLFVLAWGVVRIWSVPAAVGMCVVAMLIPPVAAMVANRRGPEDRWWDDPSGDPQSDEWWDELDGKKRPRS, from the coding sequence ATGTACGCGCGGCGGCGGCACATCTACTTCGCCATGATGGGGACCTGTATCGGGCTCTTCGTCCTGGCCTGGGGAGTCGTGCGCATCTGGTCGGTCCCGGCGGCCGTCGGCATGTGCGTGGTGGCCATGCTGATTCCGCCCGTCGCCGCGATGGTCGCGAACCGGCGGGGCCCGGAGGACCGCTGGTGGGACGACCCCTCCGGCGATCCCCAGTCCGACGAGTGGTGGGACGAACTGGACGGCAAGAAGCGCCCGCGCTCGTAA
- a CDS encoding DsrE family protein: MTKKLVIKVTAGADAPERCSQAFTVAAVAVASGVEVSLWLTGESSWFALPGRAAEFELPHAAPLPDLIASILAAGRITLCTQCAARRAITEKDVIEGVRIAGAQVFVQEALADGTQALVY; this comes from the coding sequence ATGACCAAGAAGCTCGTGATCAAGGTGACGGCGGGGGCCGACGCGCCCGAGCGCTGCTCGCAGGCCTTCACCGTGGCGGCGGTGGCCGTGGCCAGCGGCGTCGAGGTCTCGCTGTGGCTGACCGGGGAGTCGTCCTGGTTCGCACTGCCGGGGCGGGCGGCGGAGTTCGAGCTGCCGCACGCCGCCCCGCTGCCCGATCTGATCGCCTCGATCCTCGCCGCCGGGCGCATCACGCTGTGCACGCAGTGCGCGGCCCGGCGGGCGATCACCGAGAAGGACGTCATCGAGGGCGTACGGATCGCGGGGGCGCAGGTGTTCGTGCAGGAGGCGCTGGCGGACGGGACGCAGGCGCTCGTCTACTGA
- a CDS encoding helix-turn-helix domain-containing protein, producing the protein MPQRLVITGRSQEPRARFAEELRLRRSERGVSLRDLARDAGWDASLFSKMENGQTLGGPEVVQALDQYYGTSPLLVTLWELAVADPKQFKEQYRGYMELEAEAFSLWHYGVSILPGLLQTDGYAREVLALGGYRGKELDQQVEARAGRRNVLEGEDAPPFRALIAEAVLRTPLRDAGEWREQLEYLLEASERLNITIQVLLQSSGLHGLVSTDVMFLRLLDGQTVAYAENAYRGELVEENRSVEQLQRAYDAMRDLALNPAESRKFILRMLEEEPCGPST; encoded by the coding sequence ATGCCACAGCGGTTGGTGATCACGGGACGGAGCCAGGAGCCGAGGGCACGGTTCGCCGAGGAGTTACGGCTGCGGCGGAGCGAGCGGGGCGTGAGCCTGCGGGACCTTGCCAGGGACGCGGGCTGGGATGCGTCCCTGTTCAGCAAGATGGAGAACGGCCAGACGCTGGGCGGGCCCGAAGTCGTACAGGCGCTGGACCAGTACTACGGGACGTCTCCGCTGCTGGTGACCCTTTGGGAGCTGGCTGTCGCGGACCCGAAGCAGTTCAAGGAGCAGTACCGGGGCTATATGGAGCTGGAGGCGGAGGCGTTCAGCCTGTGGCACTACGGCGTGAGCATCCTGCCAGGCCTGCTCCAGACGGACGGTTACGCGCGTGAGGTCCTCGCGCTGGGCGGCTACAGGGGCAAGGAGCTTGACCAGCAAGTCGAGGCCCGCGCCGGTCGGCGGAACGTGCTGGAGGGCGAGGATGCGCCGCCGTTCCGTGCCCTTATCGCGGAGGCGGTGCTGCGTACGCCGCTACGCGATGCAGGTGAGTGGCGGGAGCAGCTGGAATACCTGCTGGAGGCGTCCGAGCGCCTGAACATCACGATCCAGGTCCTGCTGCAAAGCTCCGGTCTGCATGGACTGGTGAGCACTGACGTGATGTTTCTGCGGCTGCTGGATGGCCAGACGGTGGCCTATGCGGAGAACGCGTACCGTGGTGAACTGGTCGAGGAAAATCGCTCAGTTGAGCAGTTGCAACGTGCGTACGATGCAATGCGTGACCTGGCACTGAACCCGGCCGAGTCGCGGAAGTTCATCCTGCGGATGTTGGAGGAAGAGCCGTGCGGGCCATCGACCTGA
- a CDS encoding DUF397 domain-containing protein, translating to MRAIDLSNATWRKSSYSNPDGGQCVEVSDDFLSAAAWRKSSYSNTDGGACVEVADNLPLVPVRDSKDTTRTPLLFGAPAWKAFVDGVKVG from the coding sequence GTGCGGGCCATCGACCTGAGTAACGCGACGTGGCGCAAGAGCAGCTACAGCAATCCGGACGGCGGCCAGTGCGTCGAGGTCTCCGACGACTTCCTGAGCGCCGCCGCCTGGCGCAAGAGCAGCTACAGCAACACGGACGGCGGCGCCTGCGTCGAGGTCGCCGACAACCTCCCCCTCGTCCCCGTCCGCGACAGCAAGGACACCACTCGCACCCCCCTCCTCTTCGGCGCCCCCGCCTGGAAGGCCTTCGTGGACGGGGTCAAAGTGGGCTGA
- a CDS encoding FABP family protein, with the protein MIEIPSDLHKDLVPLAFLLGNWAGAGVHDFPGSEKCNFGQEVSFTHDGRDFLEYHSHTWVLDNDGNKVRPLESESGFWRIDADRKVEVTMTRDDGVIEIWYGEMADKKPQIDLVTDAVARTAASQPYSGGKRLYGYVKSDLMWVGEKQTPDVELRPYMSAHLKKVVTPEDVERWAKALPDDMPDDGIAFFK; encoded by the coding sequence ATGATTGAGATCCCGTCCGACCTGCACAAGGACCTCGTCCCGCTCGCCTTTCTGCTCGGCAACTGGGCCGGTGCGGGCGTGCACGACTTCCCCGGCTCGGAGAAGTGCAACTTCGGGCAGGAGGTCAGCTTCACCCACGACGGCCGGGACTTCCTGGAGTACCACTCGCACACCTGGGTGCTGGACAACGACGGCAACAAGGTCCGCCCGCTGGAGTCGGAGTCCGGCTTCTGGCGGATCGACGCCGACCGCAAGGTCGAGGTGACGATGACCCGCGACGACGGTGTCATCGAGATCTGGTACGGCGAGATGGCCGACAAGAAGCCGCAGATCGACCTGGTCACGGACGCCGTCGCACGGACGGCCGCCTCGCAGCCGTACAGCGGTGGCAAGCGGCTCTACGGGTACGTCAAGAGCGACCTCATGTGGGTCGGCGAGAAGCAGACGCCCGATGTCGAGCTGCGCCCCTACATGTCGGCCCACCTGAAGAAGGTCGTCACTCCGGAGGACGTCGAGCGCTGGGCCAAGGCCCTGCCCGACGACATGCCGGACGACGGCATCGCCTTCTTCAAGTAG
- a CDS encoding Fur family transcriptional regulator, producing MVSTDWKSDLRQRGYRLTPQRQLVLEAVDTLEHATPDDILVEVRKTASGVNISTVYRTLELLEELGLVSHAHLGHGAPTYHLADRHHHLHLVCRDCENVIEADVDVAAEFTAKLRAQFGFDTDMKHFAIFGRCKDCSLKSSTTTS from the coding sequence GTGGTGAGCACCGACTGGAAGAGTGACCTCAGGCAGCGCGGTTACCGGCTGACGCCGCAGCGGCAGCTTGTGCTCGAAGCCGTGGACACTCTGGAGCACGCGACCCCCGACGACATCCTCGTGGAAGTGCGGAAGACGGCGTCGGGGGTCAACATCTCCACGGTCTACCGGACCCTTGAGCTGCTGGAGGAGCTGGGCCTGGTCAGCCACGCCCACCTCGGGCACGGTGCGCCGACCTACCATCTCGCCGACCGCCACCACCATCTGCACCTGGTGTGCCGCGACTGCGAGAACGTGATCGAGGCCGATGTGGACGTCGCCGCCGAGTTCACGGCGAAGCTGCGCGCGCAGTTCGGTTTCGACACGGACATGAAGCACTTCGCGATCTTCGGCCGGTGCAAGGACTGTTCGCTGAAGAGTTCAACTACCACGTCGTAG
- a CDS encoding folate-binding protein has protein sequence MKSPLLSLPGAVPAEGVDEGVAAHYGDLFREQRALADGTGFVDLSHRGVVTVSGADRLSWLHLLLTQHVSELPPGEATEALILSAHGHIEHALYLVDDGTTVWAHVEPGTQDALIAYLESMKFFYRVEVADRTADFALVHLPAGSIAEVPEGVVVRETAYGRDLFLPREDLESFAATHGPAAGLLAYEALRVEHHRPRLGFETDHRTIPHELGWIGTAVHLQKGCYRGQETVARVQNLGKPPRRLVFLHLDGSDVHLPVPGTELRVADEGPEGRKIGFVTTSVRHHELGPVALALVKRNVPLDARLLAGETAAAQEVVVEP, from the coding sequence ATGAAGAGCCCCCTGCTGTCCCTGCCCGGCGCAGTCCCCGCCGAGGGCGTGGACGAAGGTGTCGCCGCCCACTACGGCGACCTGTTCCGCGAGCAGCGCGCCCTCGCCGACGGCACCGGTTTCGTCGACCTCTCGCACCGCGGGGTCGTCACCGTGTCCGGAGCGGACCGGCTGAGCTGGCTGCATCTGCTGCTCACCCAGCACGTCAGCGAGCTGCCGCCCGGCGAGGCCACCGAGGCACTGATCCTGTCCGCGCACGGGCACATCGAGCACGCGCTGTACCTGGTGGACGACGGCACGACCGTCTGGGCGCACGTGGAGCCCGGTACGCAGGACGCGCTGATCGCGTACCTGGAATCGATGAAGTTCTTCTACCGGGTGGAGGTCGCCGACCGGACCGCCGACTTCGCTCTCGTCCACCTGCCGGCCGGGTCGATCGCCGAGGTGCCCGAGGGCGTCGTGGTCCGCGAGACGGCGTACGGCCGTGATCTGTTCCTGCCGCGCGAGGACCTGGAGTCCTTCGCGGCCACGCACGGCCCGGCCGCGGGTCTGCTCGCCTACGAGGCGCTCCGTGTCGAGCACCACCGCCCCCGCCTCGGCTTCGAGACCGACCACCGCACGATCCCGCACGAGCTGGGCTGGATCGGTACGGCGGTGCATCTGCAGAAGGGCTGCTACCGGGGCCAGGAGACGGTCGCCCGCGTCCAGAACCTGGGCAAGCCCCCGCGCCGGCTGGTCTTCCTCCACCTGGACGGCAGCGACGTCCACCTCCCGGTCCCGGGCACGGAGCTCCGCGTCGCGGACGAGGGCCCCGAGGGCCGCAAGATCGGCTTCGTGACGACGTCGGTACGACACCATGAGCTGGGGCCGGTGGCTCTGGCGCTGGTGAAGCGGAACGTGCCGCTCGACGCGCGGCTCCTGGCCGGGGAGACGGCGGCTGCGCAGGAGGTCGTGGTCGAGCCGTAG
- the dtd gene encoding D-aminoacyl-tRNA deacylase, protein MRAVVQRVDGASVVVDGETVGSIEGEGLCVLVGVTHDDTKEKAAQLARKLWSIRMLQDEKSCSDIDAPLLVISQFTLYGDARKGRRPTWNAAAPGDVAEPLVDEVVAQLRSLGATVATGRFGAQMRVSLTNDGPFTVLLEI, encoded by the coding sequence ATGCGTGCGGTGGTGCAGAGAGTGGACGGCGCGAGCGTCGTCGTGGACGGAGAGACGGTCGGCTCGATCGAGGGCGAGGGGCTGTGCGTGCTCGTCGGGGTGACCCATGACGACACGAAGGAGAAGGCAGCGCAACTCGCCCGCAAGCTCTGGTCGATCCGCATGCTGCAGGACGAGAAGTCGTGCAGCGACATCGACGCCCCGCTGCTGGTGATCAGCCAGTTCACTCTGTACGGCGACGCCCGAAAGGGCCGCAGGCCGACGTGGAACGCCGCCGCGCCGGGTGACGTCGCCGAGCCGTTGGTGGACGAGGTGGTGGCTCAGCTGCGATCGCTCGGCGCGACAGTGGCCACGGGCCGCTTCGGCGCCCAGATGAGGGTGTCACTGACGAACGACGGGCCGTTCACGGTATTGCTGGAGATCTAG
- a CDS encoding aerial mycelium formation protein, whose product MSTPSTSGWLGAQGTYRAPVQRADTPAGATLPAPPAEPDPALLSLPTAPVEPDPALLSLPTAPVEPDPALLSLPAPPPEPDLALLSLPELRTLRRDAQREEADLSYVRRLLQGRIDILRAELCRRGRAALPAPADGSVVDRLPEILKDAPARHRSSARHVTLGTPHNEEYGQLAAEMLAEVELSDLQARTDPELATAMGRLVQYEQEVSRRRQHLQRTADDSSAEIARRYRVGEAQVDDLLI is encoded by the coding sequence ATGAGCACACCGAGTACGAGCGGGTGGCTGGGGGCGCAGGGGACGTACCGGGCGCCGGTTCAGCGTGCCGACACTCCGGCGGGCGCGACGCTCCCCGCGCCGCCGGCCGAGCCCGATCCGGCTCTGCTGAGCCTGCCTACGGCGCCGGTCGAGCCCGATCCGGCCCTGTTGAGCCTGCCTACGGCGCCGGTCGAGCCCGATCCGGCCCTGTTGAGCCTGCCCGCGCCGCCGCCCGAGCCGGATCTGGCCCTGTTGAGCCTGCCCGAGCTGCGCACCCTGCGGCGGGACGCCCAGCGCGAAGAGGCGGACCTCAGCTATGTGCGGCGGTTGCTGCAGGGCCGGATCGACATCCTGCGCGCGGAGCTGTGCCGGCGCGGCCGGGCCGCGCTGCCGGCGCCCGCGGACGGTTCCGTGGTCGACCGGCTCCCGGAGATCCTCAAGGACGCCCCGGCCCGGCACCGCTCCTCGGCCCGCCATGTCACGCTCGGCACCCCGCACAACGAGGAGTACGGGCAGCTGGCCGCCGAGATGCTCGCCGAGGTCGAACTGTCCGACCTCCAGGCCCGCACGGATCCCGAACTGGCCACCGCGATGGGGCGGTTGGTCCAGTACGAGCAGGAGGTCTCCCGGCGCCGCCAGCATCTGCAGCGCACGGCCGACGACTCCAGCGCGGAGATCGCCCGCCGCTACCGGGTGGGCGAGGCCCAGGTGGACGACCTGCTGATCTGA
- a CDS encoding GNAT family N-acetyltransferase codes for MSDVRIVTEAEFEDWQRALATGFLQPPVLAPEQLDARRAQFVPGRLLGAFDGDRCVATFRSFAQELTAVGGGLVPANAISNVTVSPTHRRRGLLTRMMNQDLAAAKERGDVVATLIAAEYPIYGRYGFGPATWTTTWTIEVPRAGLDPRWSGPDDGGRIDLVDGADIRKLGPEFHERFRRLQPGAVSRDELWWQLSTGALRFHADWTEPFYAVHRAADGEVQGLVAYKSDETWNGKQPDQTARVLRLTATTAAAERALWHYLCSIDWITKVETGFRGPDDLLPDYLPDPRAARITEHADWLWVRILDVVRALEARTYDAAGTLVLDVVDDGGPAAGLAGGRFRLEASPEGASCVSAPAASPDLTLGVGELASIWLGGESPVRLAALGRLREEREGAARQADALFRSSGRPWCPDIF; via the coding sequence ATGAGCGACGTCCGGATCGTCACCGAGGCCGAATTCGAGGACTGGCAGCGCGCGCTGGCCACGGGGTTTCTGCAGCCGCCGGTGCTGGCGCCCGAGCAACTCGACGCCCGCCGGGCGCAGTTCGTGCCGGGGCGGCTGCTCGGCGCGTTCGACGGCGACCGGTGCGTGGCCACGTTCCGCTCCTTCGCGCAGGAGCTGACCGCGGTCGGCGGCGGGCTCGTTCCCGCGAACGCGATCTCGAACGTCACCGTCAGCCCCACCCACCGCCGCCGCGGCCTGCTCACCCGCATGATGAACCAGGACCTCGCGGCGGCGAAGGAGCGCGGTGACGTCGTCGCCACGCTGATCGCCGCCGAGTACCCGATCTACGGTCGCTACGGCTTCGGCCCCGCCACCTGGACGACGACCTGGACCATCGAGGTGCCCCGGGCCGGTCTGGATCCGCGCTGGTCCGGGCCCGACGACGGCGGCCGGATCGACCTGGTGGACGGCGCGGACATCCGCAAGCTCGGCCCGGAGTTCCACGAGCGGTTCCGCCGGCTCCAGCCCGGCGCGGTCAGCCGGGACGAGCTGTGGTGGCAGCTCAGCACCGGTGCCCTGCGCTTCCACGCCGACTGGACCGAGCCCTTCTACGCCGTCCACCGCGCGGCCGACGGCGAGGTCCAGGGCCTGGTGGCGTACAAGTCCGACGAGACCTGGAACGGCAAGCAGCCGGACCAGACCGCCCGCGTGCTCAGGCTCACGGCCACCACTGCGGCCGCCGAGCGCGCCCTGTGGCACTACCTGTGCTCGATCGACTGGATCACGAAGGTCGAGACCGGCTTCCGCGGCCCGGACGACCTGCTGCCGGACTATCTGCCCGACCCGCGCGCGGCCCGGATCACCGAGCACGCGGACTGGCTGTGGGTGCGGATCCTGGATGTCGTACGGGCCCTTGAGGCGCGGACGTACGACGCGGCGGGGACGCTGGTCCTGGACGTCGTGGACGACGGGGGACCGGCCGCGGGACTGGCCGGGGGGCGGTTCCGGCTGGAGGCCTCGCCCGAGGGGGCGTCCTGTGTGTCGGCGCCCGCGGCGAGTCCCGATCTCACGCTGGGTGTGGGGGAGTTGGCCTCGATCTGGCTCGGCGGTGAGTCGCCGGTGCGGCTCGCGGCGCTCGGCCGGCTCCGGGAAGAACGAGAGGGCGCCGCCCGGCAGGCCGACGCCCTGTTCCGCTCGTCCGGGCGGCCGTGGTGCCCGGACATCTTCTGA
- a CDS encoding winged helix-turn-helix domain-containing protein: MSVDPEHASAGGRTRPRQPHASPRDIADALRGRITSGVLRAGQRMPTQAELAGEFGVERGVVRQALRILQSERLLTNVSKGSPATVAAVPAPVRLPAGPAAPPQPTMVGLAPRIAAAFAAPHVRIDALCLTSVSLTLAVGEPLRQIHAGRLKPAKIDVRVLLPSRDIALAFPTPVAADDGGLLHRRWLAQRNAQGMVLRQNLLALYATHGIDVHVSFRALPFTPPVKLYLLNGSEALFAYYTLLRREREIEHEHLELYDADGTRSMLFAFERWAGQRDAAFVEQSRLWFDALWETISSELRFSS, from the coding sequence TTGTCCGTGGACCCGGAGCACGCCTCCGCCGGCGGACGGACGAGGCCGCGGCAGCCTCACGCGTCCCCCCGCGACATCGCCGACGCGCTGCGCGGCCGGATCACGTCCGGTGTGCTGCGGGCGGGTCAGCGCATGCCCACGCAGGCCGAGCTGGCCGGCGAGTTCGGCGTGGAACGCGGGGTCGTACGGCAGGCGTTGCGCATCCTGCAGTCGGAGCGGCTGCTCACCAACGTGTCCAAGGGCAGCCCGGCCACCGTGGCGGCGGTGCCCGCACCGGTGCGGCTGCCGGCCGGTCCTGCGGCCCCGCCGCAGCCCACGATGGTCGGCCTCGCGCCCCGTATCGCGGCCGCCTTCGCCGCCCCTCACGTGCGCATCGACGCGCTCTGCCTGACCTCGGTCTCGCTCACGCTGGCCGTCGGCGAGCCGCTGCGGCAGATCCACGCCGGACGGCTGAAACCGGCCAAGATCGACGTCCGGGTGCTGCTGCCCAGCCGGGACATCGCCCTCGCCTTCCCAACCCCGGTGGCCGCCGACGACGGCGGTCTGCTGCACCGCCGCTGGCTGGCCCAGCGCAACGCCCAGGGCATGGTGCTGCGGCAGAATCTGCTGGCTCTGTACGCCACCCACGGCATCGACGTACACGTCTCCTTCCGCGCCCTGCCGTTCACTCCGCCGGTCAAGCTGTATCTGCTCAACGGCTCGGAGGCGCTCTTCGCGTACTACACGCTGCTGCGCCGCGAGCGGGAGATCGAGCACGAGCATCTGGAGCTGTACGACGCCGACGGCACGCGCTCGATGCTGTTCGCCTTCGAGCGGTGGGCCGGACAGCGGGACGCCGCGTTCGTGGAGCAGTCGCGGCTGTGGTTCGACGCGCTGTGGGAGACGATCAGTTCGGAACTGCGTTTCAGCTCATAG
- a CDS encoding winged helix-turn-helix domain-containing protein, whose amino-acid sequence MVVTQEHVAVNGSRRLTPQEIADTLRERIRSGALRPGERLPTQAELAEEFGVERGAVRQALRVLHEDGLLSNVSKGSPPRVAEPQPARDEPQPTMVALAPRLTEAFAARHVRIDAVCLTAQSLIPALGEALRLVHEGRLRPERIDARILLPSRDINLAFPVSVDAGSAEDDAVHRRWLAMRNAQGQVLQYNLQALRGTHGIDVQVTFRALPFTPPVKLYLLNGVEALFAHYMVTRRAEPTERGTLEMYDTLGSESLLFSFEQRAGLRDAAFVEQSQKWFDALWETITTDLTLS is encoded by the coding sequence TTGGTCGTGACTCAGGAGCATGTGGCAGTGAACGGCAGCAGAAGGCTCACGCCCCAGGAGATTGCCGACACCCTGCGCGAGCGCATCCGCAGCGGCGCGCTGCGGCCCGGCGAGCGGCTGCCGACCCAGGCCGAGCTGGCCGAGGAGTTCGGCGTCGAGCGCGGCGCCGTCCGCCAGGCGCTGCGTGTGCTCCACGAGGACGGGCTGCTCAGCAACGTCAGCAAGGGCAGCCCGCCCCGGGTCGCCGAGCCGCAGCCCGCCCGGGACGAACCGCAGCCGACCATGGTGGCCCTCGCCCCCCGGCTGACCGAGGCCTTCGCCGCCCGGCACGTGCGCATCGACGCCGTCTGCCTGACCGCGCAGAGCCTGATCCCCGCGCTCGGCGAGGCACTGCGCCTGGTCCACGAGGGCCGGCTGCGCCCCGAGCGGATCGACGCCCGCATCCTGCTGCCGTCCCGGGACATCAATCTCGCCTTCCCGGTGTCGGTCGACGCCGGGAGCGCGGAGGACGACGCCGTCCACCGGCGCTGGCTGGCCATGCGCAACGCCCAGGGCCAGGTGCTCCAGTACAACCTCCAGGCGCTGCGCGGCACCCACGGCATCGACGTCCAGGTCACCTTCCGGGCGCTGCCGTTCACCCCGCCGGTCAAGCTGTATCTGCTCAACGGCGTCGAGGCGCTGTTCGCGCACTACATGGTCACGCGCCGGGCCGAGCCCACCGAGCGCGGGACCCTGGAGATGTACGACACCCTCGGCTCCGAGTCGCTGCTGTTCTCCTTCGAGCAGCGGGCCGGTCTGCGGGACGCGGCGTTCGTGGAGCAATCGCAGAAGTGGTTCGACGCCCTCTGGGAAACCATCACGACGGACCTGACACTCTCCTAG
- a CDS encoding HAD-IA family hydrolase yields MTSDATAQTEQSANEIEKIRGLIEPARVVLWDFDGPICRLFARHKAERVAAGLVDWLAGHGLHNLLSDSERELLDPHVVLRAVDLRHPGSDLVTELEERLTQEELRAAGSALPTPYADPLIRTWTAVGARLAITTNNSPKVVRAYLDGRGLTSCFASHIYGRTADLHLLKPNPHCLNRALTAMGCAPSAALMIGDSRSDLAAANNAGVPFLGYARNERKGRILRDAGAVSVVASLEPLLRTLRG; encoded by the coding sequence GTGACTTCTGATGCGACGGCGCAGACCGAACAGAGTGCGAACGAGATCGAGAAGATACGAGGTCTGATCGAACCTGCCCGGGTGGTTCTGTGGGACTTCGACGGACCGATCTGCCGTCTGTTCGCGCGGCACAAGGCGGAACGGGTCGCCGCCGGGCTGGTCGACTGGCTGGCCGGGCACGGGCTGCACAACCTGCTCAGCGACTCCGAACGCGAGCTGCTGGACCCGCACGTGGTGCTGCGCGCCGTGGACCTGCGCCACCCCGGCAGCGACCTCGTGACCGAGCTGGAGGAACGTCTCACCCAGGAGGAACTGCGCGCCGCCGGCTCCGCGCTGCCCACCCCCTACGCCGACCCGCTGATCCGCACCTGGACCGCGGTCGGCGCCCGGCTCGCCATCACCACCAACAACTCCCCGAAGGTGGTCCGCGCCTACCTGGACGGCCGCGGCCTCACCTCCTGCTTCGCCTCCCACATCTACGGCCGCACGGCCGACCTGCACCTCCTCAAGCCCAACCCGCACTGCCTCAACCGCGCGCTCACCGCGATGGGCTGCGCCCCCTCGGCGGCCCTGATGATCGGCGACTCCCGCTCCGACCTCGCCGCGGCGAACAACGCCGGTGTTCCGTTTCTCGGCTACGCGCGTAACGAACGCAAGGGCAGGATCCTGCGGGACGCCGGCGCCGTCAGCGTGGTCGCGTCGCTGGAGCCGCTGCTGCGGACACTGCGCGGCTAG